A genomic window from Pirellulaceae bacterium includes:
- a CDS encoding TatD family hydrolase, which yields MYYFDPHIHMVSRTTDDYENLAKMGCVGMSEPAFWAGFDRGSAESFADYFRQLTEFEPTRASQYRVQHYSWLCINAKEAENVKLSREVISMIPEFLDKPGVLGIGEIGLNKNTKNEATIFLDHLELAAEYQQQILIHTPHLQDKYQGTRMILDMLCDDKRLEHHRVLVDHVEEHTIRGVLENGFWAGMTLYPVSKCTPARAADMVERYGPERLMVNSAGDWGPSKPTAVPDFILEMRRRGHPESLIRKIVYENPLEFFRQSEGFEFTPPEVSLPAGH from the coding sequence ATGTATTACTTTGATCCTCATATTCATATGGTTTCTCGAACAACCGACGACTACGAAAACCTAGCCAAGATGGGTTGCGTCGGTATGAGCGAGCCCGCATTTTGGGCTGGTTTCGACCGCGGTAGTGCAGAAAGTTTTGCAGATTACTTTCGGCAATTGACCGAATTCGAACCCACACGAGCCTCGCAATACCGAGTGCAACACTACAGTTGGCTCTGCATCAACGCCAAGGAAGCCGAAAACGTAAAACTGTCACGAGAAGTTATTTCCATGATCCCCGAGTTTCTTGACAAACCCGGGGTCCTCGGAATTGGCGAAATCGGACTCAACAAAAACACAAAAAACGAAGCAACCATCTTCCTGGATCATCTCGAGTTGGCTGCCGAATATCAGCAACAAATCCTGATTCATACTCCGCACCTTCAAGACAAGTATCAAGGCACGCGAATGATTCTGGATATGCTCTGTGATGACAAACGACTCGAGCACCATCGTGTGTTGGTCGACCACGTTGAGGAACACACCATTCGTGGCGTATTAGAAAACGGCTTTTGGGCAGGGATGACGCTATATCCTGTTAGCAAATGCACCCCCGCCCGTGCGGCGGACATGGTGGAACGATATGGACCCGAGCGTCTCATGGTCAATTCCGCTGGTGACTGGGGTCCCTCAAAACCCACCGCGGTTCCCGACTTCATTTTGGAAATGCGTCGTCGGGGTCACCCGGAAAGCCTCATTCGAAAAATCGTTTACGAGAACCCGCTCGAATTCTTCCGACAGAGCGAGGGTTTTGAATTTACGCCACCGGAGGTGTCGTTACCCGCCGGCCACTGA
- the coaE gene encoding dephospho-CoA kinase (Dephospho-CoA kinase (CoaE) performs the final step in coenzyme A biosynthesis.) produces the protein MLTIGVIGGVASGKTQVARCFEQIGLTRLDGDAVGHEVLKQPEVKAALRVRWGDQILDADGEIDRSSVARIVFNQGDGKKQELEFLEQNTHPAIKARLLAAIEFARERNLKGVVLDAALMIKAGWDEFCDHLVFVDVPASIRLQRVLDRGWTDTQFEARERAQIPLADKRQKADTIIDNCGRLEETCEQVRNLWAILSSQVNSADP, from the coding sequence ATGCTTACCATCGGCGTCATTGGCGGAGTTGCCAGCGGAAAGACGCAGGTTGCCAGATGCTTTGAGCAAATCGGCCTCACGCGTCTCGACGGGGACGCGGTTGGGCACGAAGTTTTGAAGCAACCGGAGGTCAAGGCCGCCTTACGCGTTCGCTGGGGCGATCAAATTCTTGACGCAGATGGTGAAATTGACCGAAGCTCTGTGGCACGGATTGTGTTCAATCAAGGGGATGGAAAGAAACAAGAATTAGAATTCCTGGAGCAAAACACTCACCCGGCGATCAAGGCTCGCTTGTTAGCAGCTATCGAGTTCGCTCGAGAGCGGAATCTCAAGGGAGTCGTGCTAGACGCGGCCTTGATGATCAAGGCGGGGTGGGATGAATTTTGTGATCACCTCGTATTTGTTGACGTTCCGGCATCAATTCGGCTTCAACGCGTTTTGGATCGCGGCTGGACTGATACTCAGTTTGAGGCCCGCGAGCGGGCACAGATTCCTTTGGCGGACAAGCGTCAAAAGGCCGACACAATCATTGACAATTGCGGTCGGCTTGAGGAGACTTGCGAGCAGGTTCGAAACCTGTGGGCAATCTTGTCTTCACAAGTCAACTCTGCTGACCCCTAA
- the rho gene encoding transcription termination factor Rho has product MHIAELQKMSMSQLIEEARREKVNEVSGLKKQDLIFRILKERVKMNGLMYGEGTLEILPDGFGFLRSPDYHYLSCPDDIYVSPSQIRRFGLKTGATVAGQIRPPKENERYFALLRVEAINYQDPNLMADKVSFDDLTPLHPDQRISMETSHEDIEGRVVDMIVPIGFGQRGLIVSPPRAGKTILMQKMAKAVLENFPETHVIMLLIDERPEEVTDMEREVKGENCEVISSTFDEPPSRHLQVSEMVLEKAKRLVEFGHDVVIFLDSITRLARAWNSECPQSGKILSGGLDANAMQRPKRFFGSARKVEEGGSLTILATALIDTGSKMDEVIFEEFKGTGNLEIVLDHKLVDKRIWPAIDINRSGTRREEMLMDPEEYRRVVVLRRVLNDMSSPEAMELLVSRLGKTQSNAEFLMSMNLT; this is encoded by the coding sequence ATTCACATTGCGGAGCTCCAGAAGATGAGCATGTCGCAGTTGATTGAGGAGGCCCGGCGTGAGAAGGTGAATGAAGTCTCTGGCTTAAAGAAGCAAGACCTCATTTTTCGCATTCTGAAAGAACGCGTGAAAATGAACGGTCTGATGTATGGTGAAGGCACCTTGGAGATCCTCCCTGACGGATTCGGTTTCCTCCGGAGCCCCGACTACCACTATCTCTCGTGCCCCGACGATATCTATGTTTCGCCAAGTCAGATTCGGCGTTTTGGATTGAAGACGGGTGCAACCGTCGCGGGACAAATTCGTCCACCCAAGGAAAACGAACGTTACTTTGCCTTGTTGCGTGTCGAAGCAATTAATTACCAAGATCCCAACCTGATGGCCGATAAGGTCTCCTTCGATGACTTGACGCCTCTTCATCCGGATCAACGTATCTCGATGGAAACGAGTCACGAGGACATTGAGGGAAGAGTCGTCGACATGATTGTGCCGATCGGGTTCGGTCAGCGTGGATTGATCGTGAGTCCGCCGCGCGCCGGGAAAACGATCCTGATGCAGAAGATGGCGAAAGCCGTGCTGGAGAATTTTCCGGAGACCCACGTGATCATGCTGTTAATTGATGAACGGCCTGAAGAAGTCACGGATATGGAGCGAGAGGTCAAAGGAGAGAATTGTGAGGTGATCAGTTCTACCTTTGACGAACCGCCGTCTCGGCATCTGCAGGTTTCCGAAATGGTTTTGGAAAAAGCAAAGAGGCTCGTCGAATTCGGCCACGATGTTGTGATTTTTCTCGATTCAATTACCCGACTGGCTCGCGCTTGGAACTCGGAATGTCCTCAGTCTGGGAAAATTCTTTCCGGTGGACTCGATGCGAATGCCATGCAAAGACCAAAGCGGTTTTTTGGCTCAGCCCGAAAAGTCGAAGAAGGGGGTTCGTTGACCATTTTAGCGACCGCTCTGATCGACACGGGAAGCAAGATGGACGAGGTTATCTTTGAGGAATTCAAAGGCACCGGAAATCTGGAAATCGTACTCGACCACAAGCTGGTCGACAAACGTATTTGGCCGGCGATCGATATCAATCGCAGTGGAACTCGTCGAGAAGAAATGCTGATGGATCCTGAGGAGTATCGGCGAGTGGTCGTTCTGAGACGTGTGCTCAACGACATGAGTTCACCTGAAGCCATGGAGCTATTGGTCTCCAGATTAGGGAAGACTCAATCGAATGCGGAGTTTTTGATGAGTATGAATTTGACATAA
- the ribH gene encoding 6,7-dimethyl-8-ribityllumazine synthase, with translation MPRHLEGQPGETKGAVAIVVARYNESITSNLLKGALEALQEHQIPDDLISVAWVPGAWEVALVAGRLADSGDFAAVICLAAVIRGETTHDRYINQQVSHSLGQIALRSGVPTLFGVLTCNSLEQAINRSGGRVGNKGHECAVAALEMADLMRQMPTAKHESSAD, from the coding sequence GTGCCACGTCATTTGGAAGGTCAACCGGGTGAGACGAAGGGGGCGGTGGCGATCGTTGTTGCTCGATACAACGAATCAATTACGTCCAACTTGTTGAAAGGAGCACTCGAAGCTCTGCAAGAGCATCAAATTCCGGACGATTTGATTTCGGTTGCTTGGGTGCCTGGAGCTTGGGAAGTCGCTTTGGTGGCCGGGCGTTTGGCGGACAGTGGGGATTTTGCGGCCGTAATCTGTCTCGCCGCGGTGATTCGTGGTGAAACCACCCACGACCGGTACATCAACCAGCAAGTCAGCCATTCATTGGGGCAAATTGCCTTACGTTCGGGCGTGCCAACGCTTTTTGGTGTGTTGACCTGCAATTCGCTGGAACAGGCGATCAATCGGAGTGGGGGTCGGGTCGGGAATAAAGGACATGAATGTGCCGTTGCCGCCCTGGAAATGGCCGATCTGATGCGGCAGATGCCGACTGCGAAACACGAAAGCTCCGCAGATTGA
- the nusB gene encoding transcription antitermination factor NusB — protein MPRRSRAREVALQVLYQDDLNPSHSMSASDDFLRSRLNHNKELVEFGQSLVSGTRRNRPELDILLVSQADNWSLQRMAATDRNILRMAAFEILYSETPGRVAINEAVELAKRFGSKNSAQFVNGILDGVLKLRDQESDA, from the coding sequence ATGCCCCGACGAAGTCGCGCACGTGAAGTTGCCCTGCAGGTCCTCTACCAGGATGATTTGAACCCCAGTCACAGCATGAGCGCATCCGATGACTTTTTGCGCTCGCGACTGAATCACAACAAGGAGCTGGTTGAATTCGGACAATCACTCGTGTCTGGAACGCGGAGAAATCGGCCCGAACTGGATATATTGTTGGTCTCTCAGGCGGACAATTGGAGCCTGCAGAGAATGGCGGCGACCGATCGAAACATTCTGCGGATGGCTGCCTTTGAAATTCTCTATTCCGAAACCCCCGGACGCGTTGCGATTAATGAAGCCGTCGAATTGGCGAAACGCTTCGGATCGAAGAACTCCGCTCAATTCGTCAACGGTATTTTGGACGGCGTGCTTAAGCTTCGAGATCAAGAATCGGACGCTTGA
- the ftsY gene encoding signal recognition particle-docking protein FtsY, whose translation MGLFDRFGKKTDTPPTQDLAETAQAEKTGGLFSRFRRGLKRTSDLLNTDIRDLFKQEGQLVDDELLDRLYALLVRTDMGAGPSREIRDSVQQEFRGRIVQMNEVLDRVKAKLLEYMAQEQSPLATAAKGPTVILVVGVNGSGKTTSIAKLTQMCVERGDQVVLGAGDTFRAAAVEQLTIWSERLGADIVKGQSGGDPASVAHRAVARALETNADTCIIDTAGRLQTQSNLMEELSKIRRVIEKLIPEAPHEVILVLDATAGQNGLSQAKGFSDAVHCTGIVLAKLDGTAKGGVVIPIRQQFEIPVKYIGVGEQASDLAVFSPQEFVDALFATD comes from the coding sequence ATGGGTTTATTCGATCGTTTTGGGAAAAAGACTGATACACCCCCAACACAAGATCTGGCCGAAACGGCTCAGGCTGAGAAGACCGGGGGATTGTTTTCCCGATTTCGTCGTGGCTTGAAGCGAACCTCGGATTTGCTGAATACGGATATCCGAGATCTTTTTAAGCAGGAGGGGCAGCTGGTTGATGATGAACTTCTTGACCGGCTGTATGCACTGCTGGTTCGAACTGATATGGGGGCGGGGCCCTCGCGAGAAATTCGCGATTCTGTCCAACAAGAGTTTCGTGGGCGAATTGTCCAAATGAACGAAGTCTTGGACCGCGTCAAGGCGAAGCTGCTCGAATACATGGCTCAAGAACAATCTCCCCTGGCGACGGCCGCCAAGGGTCCCACGGTCATCTTGGTCGTCGGAGTTAACGGATCGGGCAAGACGACTTCGATTGCAAAGCTAACGCAGATGTGTGTCGAGCGAGGTGATCAAGTTGTTTTGGGCGCGGGCGACACTTTTCGCGCTGCTGCTGTGGAACAATTGACGATCTGGTCCGAACGACTTGGGGCAGACATTGTCAAAGGACAGTCCGGAGGTGATCCAGCGAGCGTTGCTCATCGGGCCGTGGCTCGAGCTCTCGAAACAAATGCAGACACTTGTATTATCGACACCGCGGGACGTTTGCAGACGCAGTCCAACCTGATGGAAGAGTTGTCGAAGATTCGACGTGTGATCGAGAAACTGATTCCTGAAGCGCCACACGAAGTGATTCTCGTTTTGGATGCGACGGCCGGGCAAAACGGTCTGAGCCAAGCCAAGGGCTTTTCCGATGCCGTTCACTGTACCGGCATCGTACTCGCCAAACTGGATGGTACCGCCAAGGGAGGGGTGGTGATTCCGATTCGGCAGCAGTTCGAAATTCCCGTGAAGTACATCGGCGTGGGTGAGCAGGCCAGTGATTTGGCTGTCTTTAGCCCCCAAGAGTTCGTGGATGCGCTGTTCGCGACGGACTAA
- a CDS encoding outer membrane beta-barrel protein: MRLSTWACAWAMTGCLFMGDAMAQELRQPFSVQPAGFDYNRYLQEESSPSDVPPPVSISEQAEGNQEHAESHSEPHAASAAVGGSCCDTGCDSGCCSTGCGCSTCDWCCLGEAFSISSYLFCDGSPWSVGGWTQFGYTQRSTGLFNNLPGDINLAQQWAWIEKEAHGECCWDWGFRADMMYGTDGYDTQAFGNDPGEWDFQNGFDHGRYAFAIPQLYGVLEKGDLSIKFGHFFTLVGYEVVPAPDNFFYSHSYTMYNSEPFTHTGALATYSVSDNLEVYGGWTAGWDTGFDVNDGGSNFLGGFSASLTDDLSLTYITTIGDFGFLGDDGYSHSVVLDATLTDRLNYVFQTDYLDVNSTGQLSYGINQYLFYTINDCLAAGARVEWWKYNPNVAGESMVSLYEATFGVNFRPHSNLVIRPEIRDNWAPSSKAAMNNGDVNTSIFGVDVIATY, translated from the coding sequence ATGAGACTATCTACATGGGCCTGCGCCTGGGCAATGACTGGGTGCCTGTTCATGGGCGACGCGATGGCGCAAGAGTTGCGTCAGCCGTTTTCTGTGCAGCCGGCCGGTTTTGACTACAATCGCTACTTGCAAGAAGAATCTTCGCCGAGTGATGTTCCTCCTCCAGTGAGCATCTCGGAGCAAGCAGAAGGCAATCAGGAGCACGCTGAATCGCACTCCGAACCGCACGCTGCATCGGCTGCGGTCGGAGGCAGCTGTTGCGATACGGGATGCGACAGCGGTTGCTGCAGCACCGGATGCGGTTGTAGCACTTGCGATTGGTGCTGCCTGGGTGAGGCGTTCTCGATCTCAAGCTATCTCTTCTGCGATGGCTCGCCATGGTCGGTTGGTGGCTGGACGCAGTTTGGATACACGCAACGTTCCACTGGTTTGTTCAACAATCTTCCCGGTGATATTAACCTTGCACAGCAATGGGCTTGGATCGAAAAAGAAGCTCATGGCGAATGCTGCTGGGACTGGGGTTTCCGCGCCGACATGATGTACGGTACCGATGGCTACGATACTCAGGCGTTTGGTAACGATCCAGGCGAATGGGATTTTCAGAATGGCTTCGACCACGGTCGTTATGCCTTCGCTATCCCGCAATTATACGGCGTACTCGAAAAAGGCGATCTGAGCATCAAGTTCGGTCACTTCTTCACCCTGGTTGGATATGAAGTAGTTCCGGCTCCCGATAACTTCTTCTACAGCCACTCCTACACCATGTACAACAGCGAACCGTTCACCCACACGGGTGCTCTCGCTACCTACTCGGTGAGCGACAACCTCGAGGTCTACGGTGGTTGGACTGCTGGTTGGGACACTGGTTTCGACGTGAATGACGGCGGAAGCAACTTCCTTGGTGGTTTCAGTGCATCGCTAACAGACGACCTGAGCTTGACCTACATCACCACGATCGGCGACTTCGGCTTCCTCGGCGACGACGGCTACAGCCATAGCGTGGTTCTGGATGCAACGCTGACCGACCGACTGAACTACGTCTTCCAGACTGATTACCTGGACGTCAACAGCACTGGCCAGCTTAGCTACGGCATCAACCAGTACTTGTTCTACACCATCAACGATTGCCTGGCCGCAGGTGCTCGAGTTGAATGGTGGAAGTACAATCCAAACGTAGCAGGCGAAAGCATGGTCTCGTTGTACGAAGCCACATTCGGTGTCAACTTCCGACCCCACTCGAACTTGGTTATCCGACCTGAAATTCGAGATAACTGGGCTCCTTCAAGCAAAGCCGCTATGAACAATGGCGATGTCAACACCTCGATCTTCGGTGTCGACGTCATCGCTACCTACTAG
- the amt gene encoding ammonium transporter encodes MFDHAILFRKSLLLAAVFGLMIGTVGSVSLAQEEATATKEATATEATPPAEATKPEAPAESASVLAFAFDNFALFICAVLVLFMQAGFGMLEAGLNTAKSTVNILCKNLMDLCVGVLLFFFVGYGLMYPGYEEGDNKYINFGAPMISAFDGEPGPGVLLPQVDFLFQVAFAATAATIVSGAVAGRMKFGSYLIYSAFLTGLIYPISGYWKWGGGWLDQLGFYDFAGSIVVHAVGGFAGLAGAIVLGPRLGRFVDGKSNPIPGHNLTFAALGVFILWVGWYGFNPGSQLAFSSVADIEAVVMIATNTTLAPAAGGIVCMLIAWLIYGKPDLTMGLNGALGGLVGITANCDSVTNLEAIAIGGVAGAVVLFGVLLLEKLKIDDPVGAFPVHGLAGIWGGIATGIFGDYALGIQVLGSLVIPLWAFSTMFILFAVLKAIGFLRVSATDEEIGLDISEHGMRAYGPGTVSAGGQN; translated from the coding sequence ATGTTTGACCACGCGATACTATTTCGGAAAAGCTTGCTGCTTGCGGCGGTATTTGGACTAATGATCGGGACAGTCGGATCGGTTTCGCTGGCTCAGGAGGAGGCTACCGCGACGAAGGAGGCTACCGCGACTGAAGCGACCCCCCCAGCAGAAGCCACGAAGCCAGAAGCACCGGCCGAATCAGCGTCGGTATTGGCTTTTGCTTTCGACAACTTTGCTCTCTTTATTTGTGCTGTCCTGGTCTTGTTCATGCAGGCCGGATTCGGGATGCTCGAAGCCGGTCTGAACACGGCGAAGAGTACGGTGAATATTCTCTGTAAGAACCTGATGGATCTTTGTGTCGGAGTGTTGCTCTTCTTTTTCGTTGGATACGGACTGATGTACCCCGGCTATGAAGAGGGTGACAACAAGTACATCAACTTTGGAGCGCCGATGATCAGTGCTTTCGATGGAGAGCCGGGCCCTGGAGTTTTGCTGCCGCAGGTTGATTTCCTCTTCCAGGTTGCTTTTGCTGCAACTGCAGCGACCATCGTCTCTGGCGCCGTTGCCGGACGGATGAAATTTGGATCTTATCTCATTTATAGTGCATTCTTGACCGGTTTGATTTATCCTATCAGCGGATATTGGAAATGGGGTGGTGGTTGGCTCGATCAGCTTGGGTTCTATGATTTTGCTGGTTCGATCGTCGTGCACGCGGTGGGTGGTTTCGCTGGGTTGGCAGGAGCCATTGTTTTGGGGCCGCGTTTAGGAAGATTTGTTGACGGAAAGTCGAATCCGATTCCTGGACACAATTTGACGTTTGCTGCTCTCGGAGTATTTATTTTGTGGGTGGGGTGGTACGGCTTTAATCCTGGTAGTCAGTTGGCTTTTTCGTCTGTTGCAGATATTGAGGCTGTTGTCATGATTGCCACTAACACGACGCTTGCTCCTGCTGCCGGTGGAATCGTCTGCATGCTGATCGCATGGCTGATCTACGGCAAGCCTGACTTGACAATGGGGCTCAACGGGGCACTCGGCGGTTTAGTCGGTATCACGGCTAACTGTGACAGCGTGACAAACCTTGAAGCCATCGCGATCGGTGGTGTGGCCGGTGCTGTTGTCTTGTTTGGCGTCCTGTTGCTCGAGAAGCTTAAGATCGACGATCCAGTCGGAGCATTCCCTGTCCACGGGTTGGCCGGGATTTGGGGCGGTATCGCAACTGGTATCTTTGGCGATTACGCTTTGGGAATTCAAGTGCTTGGATCACTCGTGATTCCACTGTGGGCGTTTTCTACGATGTTTATCCTGTTTGCTGTGCTCAAAGCGATTGGCTTCTTGAGAGTTTCGGCGACGGATGAAGAAATCGGTCTGGATATCTCCGAGCACGGTATGCGAGCTTACGGGCCGGGCACTGTGAGTGCTGGAGGACAAAACTAA
- a CDS encoding UbiA family prenyltransferase codes for MNSASRSSSRLLAYLQLLRIPNVFTAVADVTMGFLFVGGKLPEQIFTFSGLVIASSCLYLAGMVLNDVFDFAVDQRDRPDRPLPSGRINKGSATILGVALLAFGISSAWLVDTLHAFEQGSTSRAGIIATLLAFMIVTYDGVVKKTFLAPLAMGSCRLLNVLLGMSIDRNFSSLFGFNADQWLVAGGMGVYIVGVTWFARNEAHDSRRSRLISATTVMLLGIVLLGLFPFSPAATPTLFTNAVVWPLLLIVLTFAVFRRCGHAIHSPTPSHVQAAVKQAIMTLIVLNAAICLAVVGPFYAVCVLALLVPTLLLGRWVYST; via the coding sequence ATGAATTCTGCATCCAGATCGAGTTCACGGCTGCTTGCCTATCTTCAATTACTCAGAATCCCAAATGTGTTCACAGCCGTTGCTGACGTCACGATGGGGTTTTTATTTGTCGGCGGCAAACTTCCCGAACAGATATTTACATTCTCAGGACTGGTAATCGCATCTTCCTGCCTCTATCTCGCGGGTATGGTTCTAAACGATGTTTTCGATTTTGCCGTTGACCAGCGAGACCGGCCGGATCGCCCGCTACCCTCCGGTCGTATCAACAAAGGTAGCGCGACGATCCTGGGCGTTGCATTGCTCGCATTTGGAATCAGTTCCGCTTGGCTCGTTGATACACTTCATGCCTTTGAGCAAGGCTCAACTTCGCGAGCGGGAATCATCGCCACGTTACTGGCATTCATGATCGTCACCTACGATGGAGTCGTCAAAAAAACTTTTCTCGCTCCCCTGGCGATGGGCAGTTGTCGTCTCCTGAATGTCTTACTCGGCATGAGCATCGATCGGAACTTTTCGTCCCTTTTCGGCTTCAACGCCGACCAATGGCTCGTCGCGGGTGGGATGGGAGTCTATATCGTAGGGGTCACTTGGTTTGCGAGAAACGAGGCCCACGACAGTCGTCGTTCCCGTTTAATTTCAGCCACGACCGTCATGCTGCTCGGAATCGTGTTGCTCGGCCTATTTCCGTTTTCTCCCGCAGCAACGCCTACGCTCTTCACAAACGCCGTCGTCTGGCCTTTACTCTTGATCGTTCTCACTTTTGCAGTCTTTCGTCGCTGCGGCCACGCGATTCATTCGCCCACCCCCTCGCATGTCCAAGCTGCAGTAAAGCAAGCAATCATGACACTGATCGTTCTCAACGCGGCAATCTGTCTCGCCGTTGTCGGGCCGTTCTACGCGGTATGCGTCCTGGCGCTTTTGGTCCCCACACTCTTGTTGGGCCGTTGGGTCTACTCCACCTAA
- a CDS encoding sugar phosphate isomerase/epimerase — MKLAFSSNAYMHFSIEDTIRKISSLGYRGIEVLADVPHAWPAGLLEERKQSIRDHLEEHHLTVANINAFMMNAIDDPRQPYWHPGWTDPDPHYRAIRREHTKRALMLAKEIGAPNITTEPGGHLAAGQSWDDAANLFYDEFMPCVEVAENLGVQLLIEPEPELLIERFDQYLAFTDRIDSKMIGLNFDIGHAYCVNEDPEDWVEKMAPYTRHYHFEDIAASRVHEHMIPGTGAIDFAATLKAIQATGYDDWVTVELYPYIDSPDQAAHEAREYLMKIANEIGITFT; from the coding sequence ATGAAATTGGCCTTCAGCAGTAATGCTTACATGCATTTCTCGATTGAAGATACGATCCGAAAGATTTCGAGCCTGGGATACCGTGGAATCGAAGTTTTGGCGGATGTGCCACACGCTTGGCCCGCCGGCTTATTAGAAGAACGTAAACAGTCGATTCGCGATCACCTCGAAGAACATCACCTGACGGTGGCGAACATCAATGCGTTCATGATGAACGCAATTGATGATCCCCGACAGCCCTACTGGCACCCCGGCTGGACCGATCCCGATCCTCACTATCGAGCTATCCGCCGTGAGCACACGAAACGTGCCTTAATGTTGGCCAAGGAGATTGGTGCGCCAAATATCACGACCGAACCCGGCGGCCATTTGGCCGCCGGACAAAGCTGGGATGATGCGGCCAATCTTTTTTATGATGAATTCATGCCATGCGTCGAGGTCGCAGAAAACCTCGGCGTGCAACTATTAATTGAGCCAGAGCCGGAACTTCTGATCGAACGTTTCGACCAATACCTCGCCTTCACCGATCGAATTGACTCGAAAATGATCGGACTGAATTTTGACATTGGACACGCTTATTGTGTTAACGAAGATCCCGAAGACTGGGTCGAAAAGATGGCGCCGTACACACGCCATTATCACTTCGAGGACATCGCCGCGTCGCGGGTACATGAGCACATGATCCCTGGCACCGGAGCAATTGATTTTGCAGCAACTCTGAAAGCGATCCAGGCGACAGGCTATGATGATTGGGTCACGGTCGAACTTTATCCCTATATCGACAGCCCCGATCAGGCCGCCCACGAGGCGCGAGAATACTTGATGAAGATTGCGAACGAGATTGGAATTACGTTCACCTAG
- a CDS encoding ABC-2 family transporter protein: MSSPHRTSYSTVFWTIVRNSLVRDMSFRSNFLIECISSMSWVLMNLGFYLLIFQYTTEIGATTTDGTGWGKYQFFVFLATTMLINSVVQAFFMPNAQEFSELIRSGNLDFALLKPIDTQFLISIHRVEWSSLANFGVGMILLIVSLIELTTRSQNPLTIHPIAFFLYPFYLACGVTILYSLMISLAATSIWLGRNQTLYNFWFYITNFSRYPMEIYSGTFGQPLRNFFTFIIPVLIVINVPARLLAKPLQPWNSSSSQLAAFAIVATLGSLLASRLIFQRALASYRSASS, translated from the coding sequence ATGAGCTCGCCACACCGAACATCCTATTCAACCGTGTTTTGGACGATCGTCCGAAATAGTTTGGTGCGTGACATGTCCTTTCGATCAAATTTCCTGATCGAATGTATCTCATCCATGTCCTGGGTGTTGATGAACCTTGGCTTCTATCTTTTGATTTTCCAATACACGACAGAAATTGGCGCCACTACAACAGACGGAACGGGCTGGGGCAAATATCAGTTTTTTGTCTTCTTGGCCACCACCATGCTTATCAACAGCGTGGTGCAAGCTTTCTTCATGCCAAATGCCCAAGAATTCAGCGAATTGATCCGCTCAGGCAATCTAGATTTTGCCTTGTTAAAACCGATCGATACCCAATTTTTAATCTCCATCCATCGCGTCGAATGGTCTTCTCTTGCAAACTTTGGCGTGGGTATGATCCTGCTCATTGTGAGCCTGATTGAGCTAACCACGCGGAGCCAAAATCCACTCACAATCCATCCTATCGCATTTTTCCTCTACCCATTCTACCTCGCCTGTGGTGTCACGATTCTTTACAGCCTGATGATCAGTCTGGCCGCGACGAGCATTTGGCTTGGTCGCAATCAAACGCTGTACAACTTTTGGTTCTATATCACGAATTTTTCGCGATACCCGATGGAAATCTACTCCGGCACCTTCGGACAGCCGCTTCGGAACTTCTTCACTTTCATTATCCCTGTACTGATCGTGATCAATGTCCCGGCCCGCCTGCTGGCGAAACCGCTGCAGCCCTGGAACAGCAGCAGCTCGCAATTGGCTGCTTTCGCAATCGTCGCAACTTTGGGTAGTTTGCTTGCCAGCCGGCTGATTTTCCAGCGTGCATTAGCCAGTTACCGCAGCGCAAGCAGCTAA